From a region of the Triticum aestivum cultivar Chinese Spring chromosome 7D, IWGSC CS RefSeq v2.1, whole genome shotgun sequence genome:
- the LOC123165915 gene encoding mitochondrial intermediate peptidase, mitochondrial isoform X1, producing the protein MLRAAAAAAARRAAVAAFSTSAARTETGLYGFDVLRTAKGFRRFVDEAIQRSDELVAHIAQLPPSAEIVRTMDEISNTVCSVIDSAELCRNTHPDREFAEEADKASMRIYEHLQYLNTNTTLYNAILKAESEGALLSEESQKAANNLRVDFEKGGIHLPKDKLERVNQLNLAIAHLGRKFNENVMNKPGFVDIYPASRIPRNIQHNFKPISRFKPRGVEEQSNAMNATRQKGIRIVTDSGSVSSALRWASDEEVRRQVYVVGNSEPRENIGVLDELIDARDEFAKTMGCRSYAEFAIRPNMAASADVVMSFLNDLSDTVRHKADEEFNTIKDFKRRVCNDKSADLEPWDEDYFIGMMKSSAHTVDPSVVASYFPLSQCIKGLNVLVESLFGATFHQVPMGDGESWHPNVIKLSLHHPDEGDLGFMYLDLYSRKGKYPGCAHFAIRGGRRLSGTNYQLPIIALVCNFSSSRGLTARLNHCDVETLFHEFGHALHSLLSRTEYQHFSGTRVALDVAETPSNLFEFYAWDYRVLRTFALDETTGDPIPEKLVKALNASRNMFPATDLQRQVFYSIMDLTLFGEHTSKPVDTISAVADLKRKHTSWNYVEGTHWHTRFSHLINYGAGYYSYLYARCFATTIWQEVCQGDPLSRSTGSAIRDKFLRHGGAKDPSVLLKDFAGDSVIKNSGGGIIPDISSLCKEVGL; encoded by the exons ATGttgcgggccgccgccgccgccgccgcccgccgtgctGCGGTGGCCGCCTTCTCCACCTCCGCGGCGAGGACGGAGACGGGCCTGTACGGCTTCGACGTGCTGCGCACGGCCAAGGGCTTCCGCCGCTTCGTCGACGAGGCCATCCAGCG GTCGGACGAGCTCGTTGCCCACATTGCGCAGCTGCCGCCGTCTGCGGAGATTGTTCGCACCATGGATGAGATCTCCAACACT GTTTGCTCGGTCATTGATTCGGCGGAGCTGTGCAGGAACACGCACCCAGATAG GGAGTTTGCGGAGGAAGCAGATAAGGCATCAATGAGGATTTACGAGCATCTTCAA TACCTGAACACAAATACCACTTTATACAACGCGATACTAAAAGCTGAGAGCGAAGGTGCCCTGCTCTCAGAGGAATCTCAGAAGGCAGCAAATAACTTGCGTGTCGACTTTGAGAAAGGAGGGATTCATCTTCCCAAAG ATAAACTTGAGCGTGTTAATCAGCTGAACCTTGCAATTGCGCATCTGGGTAGAAA GTTCAATGAAAATGTTATGAACAAACCAGGTTTTGTGGATATATATCCAGCTTCGCGTATTCCAAGGAATATACAACATAATTTCAAACCTATTAGTCGTTTTAAACCTAGGGGTGTTGAAGAACAGAGCAATGCAATGAACGCTACAAGGCAAAAGGGTATAAGGATAGTGACAGACTCAGGATCTGTATCATCAGCACTGAGATGGGCTTCGGATGAGGAG GTCAGGAGACAGGTATATGTTGTAGGAAACTCTGAACCTCGTGAAAACATTGGTGTTCTTGACGAACTTATAGATGCTCGTGATGAGTTTGCAAAG ACTATGGGTTGCAGATCATATGCTGAATTTGCTATTCGTCCTAACATGGCTGCATCTGCCGATGTGGTCATGTCATTTCTCAACGATTTGAGTGACACTGTTAGGCATAAAGCTGATGAG GAATTTAATACTATAAAAGATTTTAAGAGAAGAGTATGTAATGACAAGAGTGCTGATCTTGAACCATGGGATGAGGATTATTTCATTGGAATGATGAAATCATCTGCGCATACTGTGGATCCCTCG GTTGTTGCATCGTATTTTCCATTGTCCCAATGCATAAAGGGCTTAAACGTGCTGGTGGAATCATTATTTGGTGCCACATTTCATCAAGTTCCTATGGGGGACGGAGAGTCGTGGCATCCTAATGTGATAAAGCTGTCTCTCCATCACCCTGATGAG GGTGATTTAGGATTTATGTATCTCGATCTCTACTCCAGAAAGGGTAAATACCCAGGATGTGCTCATTTTGCAATCAGAGGGGGCCGGCGATTGTCTGGCACGAACTACCAACTTCCA ATCATTGCATTGGTATGCAACTTCTCGAGTTCTAGGGGATTAACTGCGAGGCTCAACCATTGTGATGTCGAAACTCTTTTCCATGAGTTTGGCCATGCCCTTCATTCTCTGCTATCAAGAACG GAATATCAGCATTTCTCTGGTACTAGAGTTGCTCTCGATGTCGCTGAAACACCCTCAAACCTTTTTGA GTTCTATGCGTGGGACTACCGTGTCTTGAGGACATTTGCTCTAGATGAAACAACTGGTGATCCAATACCAGAAAAGCTGGTAAAGGCACTAAATGCTTCTCGAAACATGTTTCCGGCTACTGACCTCCAGCGACAG GTTTTTTATTCTATAATGGACTTAACTTTGTTTGGGGAGCACACATCGAAGCCGGTGGACACAATTTCTGCTGTTGCGGATTTGAAAAGAAAGCACACGAGTTGGAATTATGTAGAAGGCACTCACTGGCACACTCGGTTTTCTCATCTTATAAACTATGGCGCTG GGTACTATAGCTATCTCTATGCTAGATGTTTTGCCACAACTATATGGCAAGAAGTATGCCAAGGTGATCCATTGTCCCGCAGCACAGGTAGCGCGATTAGGGACAAGTTCTTAAGACATGGTGGGGCTAAGGATCCATCTGTCTTGTTGAAAGATTTTGCAGGTGATTCCGTCATTAAAAACTCTGGCGGCGGAATAATCCCTGACATTAGCTCATTGTGTAAAGAAGTTGGTTTGTGA
- the LOC123165915 gene encoding mitochondrial intermediate peptidase, mitochondrial isoform X2 encodes MLRAAAAAAARRAAVAAFSTSAARTETGLYGFDVLRTAKGFRRFVDEAIQRSDELVAHIAQLPPSAEIVRTMDEISNTVCSVIDSAELCRNTHPDREFAEEADKASMRIYEHLQYLNTNTTLYNAILKAESEGALLSEESQKAANNLRVDFEKGGIHLPKDKLERVNQLNLAIAHLGRKFNENVMNKPGFVDIYPASRIPRNIQHNFKPISRFKPRGVEEQSNAMNATRQKGIRIVTDSGSVSSALRWASDEEVRRQVYVVGNSEPRENIGVLDELIDARDEFAKTMGCRSYAEFAIRPNMAASADVVMSFLNDLSDTVRHKADEEFNTIKDFKRRVCNDKSADLEPWDEDYFIGMMKSSAHTVDPSVVASYFPLSQCIKGLNVLVESLFGATFHQVPMGDGESWHPNVIKLSLHHPDEGDLGFMYLDLYSRKGKYPGCAHFAIRGGRRLSGTNYQLPIIALVCNFSSSRGLTARLNHCDVETLFHEFGHALHSLLSRTEYQHFSGTRVALDVAETPSNLFEFYAWDYRVLRTFALDETTGDPIPEKLVKALNASRNMFPATDLQRQVFYSIMDLTLFGEHTSKPVDTISAVADLKRKHTSWNYVEGTHWHTRFSHLINYGAGYYSYLYARCFATTIWQEVCQDFAGDSVIKNSGGGIIPDISSLCKEVGL; translated from the exons ATGttgcgggccgccgccgccgccgccgcccgccgtgctGCGGTGGCCGCCTTCTCCACCTCCGCGGCGAGGACGGAGACGGGCCTGTACGGCTTCGACGTGCTGCGCACGGCCAAGGGCTTCCGCCGCTTCGTCGACGAGGCCATCCAGCG GTCGGACGAGCTCGTTGCCCACATTGCGCAGCTGCCGCCGTCTGCGGAGATTGTTCGCACCATGGATGAGATCTCCAACACT GTTTGCTCGGTCATTGATTCGGCGGAGCTGTGCAGGAACACGCACCCAGATAG GGAGTTTGCGGAGGAAGCAGATAAGGCATCAATGAGGATTTACGAGCATCTTCAA TACCTGAACACAAATACCACTTTATACAACGCGATACTAAAAGCTGAGAGCGAAGGTGCCCTGCTCTCAGAGGAATCTCAGAAGGCAGCAAATAACTTGCGTGTCGACTTTGAGAAAGGAGGGATTCATCTTCCCAAAG ATAAACTTGAGCGTGTTAATCAGCTGAACCTTGCAATTGCGCATCTGGGTAGAAA GTTCAATGAAAATGTTATGAACAAACCAGGTTTTGTGGATATATATCCAGCTTCGCGTATTCCAAGGAATATACAACATAATTTCAAACCTATTAGTCGTTTTAAACCTAGGGGTGTTGAAGAACAGAGCAATGCAATGAACGCTACAAGGCAAAAGGGTATAAGGATAGTGACAGACTCAGGATCTGTATCATCAGCACTGAGATGGGCTTCGGATGAGGAG GTCAGGAGACAGGTATATGTTGTAGGAAACTCTGAACCTCGTGAAAACATTGGTGTTCTTGACGAACTTATAGATGCTCGTGATGAGTTTGCAAAG ACTATGGGTTGCAGATCATATGCTGAATTTGCTATTCGTCCTAACATGGCTGCATCTGCCGATGTGGTCATGTCATTTCTCAACGATTTGAGTGACACTGTTAGGCATAAAGCTGATGAG GAATTTAATACTATAAAAGATTTTAAGAGAAGAGTATGTAATGACAAGAGTGCTGATCTTGAACCATGGGATGAGGATTATTTCATTGGAATGATGAAATCATCTGCGCATACTGTGGATCCCTCG GTTGTTGCATCGTATTTTCCATTGTCCCAATGCATAAAGGGCTTAAACGTGCTGGTGGAATCATTATTTGGTGCCACATTTCATCAAGTTCCTATGGGGGACGGAGAGTCGTGGCATCCTAATGTGATAAAGCTGTCTCTCCATCACCCTGATGAG GGTGATTTAGGATTTATGTATCTCGATCTCTACTCCAGAAAGGGTAAATACCCAGGATGTGCTCATTTTGCAATCAGAGGGGGCCGGCGATTGTCTGGCACGAACTACCAACTTCCA ATCATTGCATTGGTATGCAACTTCTCGAGTTCTAGGGGATTAACTGCGAGGCTCAACCATTGTGATGTCGAAACTCTTTTCCATGAGTTTGGCCATGCCCTTCATTCTCTGCTATCAAGAACG GAATATCAGCATTTCTCTGGTACTAGAGTTGCTCTCGATGTCGCTGAAACACCCTCAAACCTTTTTGA GTTCTATGCGTGGGACTACCGTGTCTTGAGGACATTTGCTCTAGATGAAACAACTGGTGATCCAATACCAGAAAAGCTGGTAAAGGCACTAAATGCTTCTCGAAACATGTTTCCGGCTACTGACCTCCAGCGACAG GTTTTTTATTCTATAATGGACTTAACTTTGTTTGGGGAGCACACATCGAAGCCGGTGGACACAATTTCTGCTGTTGCGGATTTGAAAAGAAAGCACACGAGTTGGAATTATGTAGAAGGCACTCACTGGCACACTCGGTTTTCTCATCTTATAAACTATGGCGCTG GGTACTATAGCTATCTCTATGCTAGATGTTTTGCCACAACTATATGGCAAGAAGTATGCCAAG ATTTTGCAGGTGATTCCGTCATTAAAAACTCTGGCGGCGGAATAATCCCTGACATTAGCTCATTGTGTAAAGAAGTTGGTTTGTGA